One region of Chanodichthys erythropterus isolate Z2021 chromosome 19, ASM2448905v1, whole genome shotgun sequence genomic DNA includes:
- the itgb3b gene encoding integrin beta-3b yields the protein MEKTSSKLSSLWIYCVIVFLTDAGLGSNICTSRGASTCQQCLAVHPTCAWCFQEDFGQDVPGSSRCDLKKNLIDAGCKRGALEYPTSKKNVTENKDLSDKASGSTTDVTQIKPQRISISLRPDDSQVFTLKVRQVEDYPVDLYYLMDLSYSMNDDLSQLRRLGRGLAEEMSKTTSNLRMGFGAFVDKPVSPYMYISPQEAVLNPCYSIPYKCQPQFGYRHVLSLTEEVGRFTEEVKKQKVSRNRDAPEGGFDAIIQAAVCKDKIGWRPGASHLLVFTTDAKTHVALDGRLAGIVRPNDGQCYVGTDNIYNMSTTMDYPSLALITEKMSENNINLIFAVTSHVESLYKNYSELIPGTAVGTLSEDSHNVIQLIQDAYAKLRSKVELELLNVPEELSLTFNATCLNGEVIPGLRSCSGLKRGDTVSFSVEARARGCPKEKRKTFTIKPVGFKDTLQITVNFECECKCQAKAEPDSPICHHGNGTYECGICLCNPGRLGPRCECAEGDYSPTEQDACTGPDKVICSGRGDCVCGQCVCHNNDFGKVWGKRCECDDFSCLRYKGELCSGHGTCTCGFCQCDPDWKGENCNCSTRTDTCMSSLGLLCSGRGQCVCGSCECTQPGAYGSTCDKCPTCPDACTLKKDCVECKHFKRGKLFDDETCNRICRDEIRLVDDLVFHDKNAVNCTYKDEDDCVQRFQYYEDNSGKSILSLVKEPDCPKGPDILVVLLSVAGAILFLGLAALLIWKLLITIHDRREFAKFEEERARAKWETGHNPLYKGATSTFTNITYRGKD from the exons ATGGAGAAAACTTCCTCCAAACTCTCAAGCTTATGGATTTATTGTGTGATTGTATTCCTAACTGATGCTGGACTAG GCTCCAACATCTGCACTTCTCGAGGAGCCAGCACATGTCAGCAGTGCCTGGCAGTGCATCCTACCTGTGCCTGGTGCTTTCAAGAG GACTTTGGACAAGATGTGCCTGGCTCCTCCCGATGTGACCTGAAGAAGAACCTCATAGATGCAGGATGCAAGAGAGGAGCTCTGGAGTATCCCACCAGCAAAAAGAATGTGACAGAGAACAAGGATCTCAGTGACAAGGCCTCAGGATCCACCACCGACGTCACCCAGATCAAACCGCAGAGAATAAGCATCTCTCTGAGACCTG ATGATTCCCAGGTCTTCACGCTGAAAGTCCGTCAGGTTGAGGACTACCCAGTGGACTTGTATTATCTGATGGACCTGTCCTACTCCATGAATGACGACTTGTCTCAGTTGCGGCGACTGGGGCGAGGCCTGGCTGAAGAGATGAGTAAAACCACCAGTAATCTGCGCATGGGCTTTGGGGCTTTCGTGGATAAACCTGTGTCCCCGTACATGTACATCTCCCCTCAAGAGGCCGTGTTAAATCCCTGTTACTC aATCCCCTACAAATGCCAGCCTCAGTTTGGCTACAGACATGTTCTGTCTCTGACGGAGGAAGTGGGCCGCTTTACAGAGGAAGTGAAGAAACAGAAGGTGTCTCGGAACAGGGACGCCCCAGAGGGAGGCTTTGACGCCATCATACAGGCAGCCGTGTGCAAG GACAAAATTGGTTGGAGACCAGGTGCATCTCATTTACTGGTTTTCACCACAGATGCCAAGACACATGTGGCACTGGATGGACGCCTGGCGGGAATTGTGCGGCCCAATGACGGCCAATGCTATGTGGGAACAGATAACATCTACAATATGTCTACAACTATG GACTACCCATCACTGGCATTAATCACagagaaaatgtcagaaaacaatataaatctcATCTTTGCTGTGACTAGCCATGTGGAATCACTTTATAAG AACTACAGTGAGCTGATCCCTGGTACTGCAGTCGGAACGCTGTCCGAGGATTCTCATAATGTCATCCAGCTGATCCAGGATGCATATGCT AAACTGCGCTCTAAGGTTGAGCTGGAGCTCTTGAATGTCCCTGAAGAGCTCAGTCTGACATTTAATGCCACATGTCTCAATGGAGAGGTCATCCCTGGGCTAAGATCCTGCTCTGGCCTCAAAAGAGGAGATACC GTGTCCTTTAGCGTAGAAGCTCGGGCCAGGGGCTGTCCCAAGGAAAAGCGCAAGACCTTTACCATCAAACCAGTGGGCTTTAAAGACACGTTGCAGATCACAGTCAACTTTGAGTGTGAGTGTAAATGCCAAGCTAAGGCAGAGCCCGACAGTCCCATCTGTCACCACGGCAATGGCACCTATGAGTGTGGAATCTGCCTGTGTAACCCAGGACGATTGGGTCCCAGGTGTGAGTGTGCAGAAGGGGACTACAGCCCCACCGAGCAGGATGCCTGCACTGGGCCGGACAAAGTGATCTGCAGCGGTCGTGGAGACTGCGTGTGCGGCCAATGCGTGTGCCACAATAATGATTTCGGCAAAGTGTGGGGGAAGAGGTGTGAGTGTGACGATTTCAGCTGCTTGCGGTACAAAGGAGAGCTCTGCTCAG GTCATGGCACTTGTACCTGTGGTTTTTGCCAGTGTGATCCAGACTGGAAGGGGGAGAACTGCAATTGTTCTACTCGTACAGACACCTGTATGTCCAGCTTGGGATTGCTGTGCAGTGGTCgtggtcagtgtgtgtgtgggagctGTGAGTGCACTCAGCCTGGGGCCTACGGCTCCACCTGCGACAAATGCCCCACCTGCCCTGATGCCTGCACCCTGAAGAA GGACTGTGTAGAGTGTAAGCACTTTAAGAGGGGGAAACTCTTCGATGATGAAACCTGCAATCGAATCTGCAGAGATGAAATAAGACTGGTGGATGATCTGG TGTTCCATGATAAGAATGCAGTAAATTGCACCTATAAGGATGAGGATGACTGCGTGCAAAGGTTTCAGTACTATGAGGATAACAGTGGCAAATCCATCTTGTCTCTGGTCAAAGAGCCAG ACTGCCCTAAAGGCCCTGATATCTTGGTGGTGCTTCTGTCAGTAGCTGGTGCCATATTGTTCTTGGGTCTGGCCGCCCTGCTTATCTGGAAACTGCTTATCACCATCCATGATCGCCGTGAATTTGCTAAGTTCGAGGAGGAGCGGGCACGTGCAAAGTGGGAAACG GGCCACAACCCCCTCTACAAAGGTGCCACTTCAACATTCACAAACATCACATATCGAGGCAAGGACTGA